A stretch of Lathyrus oleraceus cultivar Zhongwan6 chromosome 6, CAAS_Psat_ZW6_1.0, whole genome shotgun sequence DNA encodes these proteins:
- the LOC127096096 gene encoding cation/H(+) antiporter 15 has protein sequence MEMANYACYNVSFSPSNNIWMADDIMIKHVPLLCLQIAYDILVSRLFYFVLKPLRVPLIIAQVLAGFTLSPSLLGNFEWVFSLFYSQYGILAVETFSNLGIMYYVFLSGLEMNSDTILRSRKKGTSIAIAGIVTPMLFGVGFLALQQKLIDKNDVFAQTPKENQGKAYLFWCLALSVTGFPVLARILANLKLLYTKLGKDALTAAMLTDAYGWVMFTLLIPYSTRGGKPYLSVISTLMFIVFCFVVVRPILTPIIEHRTSMNTWRKSHLLDVLTGVFICSYITDSLGTHPIVGAFVFGLILPHGKFADMVLELSADFVSGILCPVYFAGFGFRLNLPFLLKQKNAGLMLLIMLLLCIPKVLSSVIVTFFFGMPARDGVAIGLLLNTKGIMAGILLNVAWDKRILDPYTFMVMMLAIIVMTVMVSPLINAIYKPKFRFMQSQLRTVQKLRFDVELRIVACVHNAKHANNMIHVIEATNSTRLSPIHVFVAHLVQLTRHGTAILVSQMDNSNSTVGGAEATNYGSQLEFESITNAFEELVEQYNAVRFDISSVVSSYTTIHEDIYNVAEEKRASLILIPFHKEYSTIEDAPEIIHNEHCEINKNVLQQAPCSVGIFVDRGLGSLLETKLRIIMIFIGGPDDREALSIAWRMARHPGTQLHVVRINLLGKAAEETKLKMEKSKSHHGMLSTVIDNVMQKELDEECIISFRHKAVNNNDSIVYSEKEVHSNTGEEIPTLLNDIDKPGYDLYIVGQGSGKNSMIFSRLLEWCDHPELGVIGDILASTSFGTQSSVLIVQQYLVGRKRVVRKYHEVKSGTENL, from the exons ATGGAGATGGCAAATTATGCATGTTATAATGTATCATTTAGTCCTTCAAACAATATCTGGATGGCTGATGATATTATGATAAAACACGTTCCACTTTTGTGTCTCCAAATTGCTTATGATATTTTGGTTTCTCGTCTTTTCTACTTCGTCCTCAAGCCCCTTCGCGTGCCCCTCATTATTGCGCAGGTGTTG GCTGGTTTTACTCTGAGTCCAAGTCTCTTGGGAAATTTCGAATGGGTATTTTCCTTGTTTTACAGTCAATATGGAATCCTAGCCGTTGAAACCTTTTCAAACTTAGGAATAATGTACTATGTGTTCCTAAGTGGATTAGAAATGAATTCAGACACCATCTTAAGATCAAGGAAGAAAGGTACAAGCATAGCAATTGCCGGTATTGTGACGCCAATGTTATTTGGTGTTGGATTTCTAGCTCTACAACAAAAACTTATAGATAAAAATGATGTTTTCGCACAAACACCAAAAGAAAATCAAGGCAAAGCATATTTATTCTGGTGTTTAGCACTTTCTGTAACAGGTTTCCCTGTCCTTGCAAGAATCTTAGCTAATCTTAAACTTTTATATACAAAGCTTGGAAAAGATGCATTGACAGCAGCTATGTTAACCGATGCATATGGTTGGGTTATGTTCACCTTGTTGATTCCTTATTCGACTAGAGGTGGAAAGCCTTATCTCTCAGTAATCTCTACTTTGATGTTCATAGTTTTTTGCTTTGTTGTGGTGAGACCTATCCTTACTCCAATCATTGAACACAGAACAAGTATGAACACGTGGCGAAAATCACACCTATTGGACGTGTTGACGGGAGTGTTTATTTGTTCGTACATTACGGATTCTCTCGGTACACATCCTATTGTTGGAGCTTTTGTGTTTGGATTAATTTTGCCTCATGGAAAGTTTGCTGATATGGTTTTGGAATTGTCGGCCGATTTTGTTTCTGGGATTCTATGTCCTGTTTACTTTGCTGGATTTGGTTTTAGACTCAACTTGCCTTTCCTTTTGAAGCAAAAGAATGCAGGTTTAATGTTGTTGATTATGCTTTTGTTATGCATACCTAAAGTTTTGAGCTCTGTGATTGTCACTTTCTTCTTCGGTATGCCTGCCCGAGATGGAGTTGCCATTGGATTGCTTCTCAACACCAAGGGTATCATGGCTGGCATACTACTGAATGTTGCTTGGGACAAAAGG ATTTTGGATCCATATACTTTCATGGTTATGATGCTTGCTATTATAGTAATGACTGTAATGGTTTCTCCCTTGATCAATGCAATATACAAACCAAAATTCCGATTCATGCAATCGCAGTTAAGGACCGTGCAAAAACTGAGGTTCGATGTGGAGCTTCGAATCGTCGCTTGTGTCCATAATGCTAAACATGCCAATAATATGATCCATGTCATTGAAGCCACAAATTCAACTAGACTTTCACCTATACATGTCTTTGTAGCTCACTTAGTTCAACTCACTAGACATGGCACAGCTATTCTTGTTTCCCAAATGGATAATTCAAACAGCACGGTTGGTGGGGCAGAAGCAACCAACTATGGATCACAATTAGAGTTTGAGAGCATAACTAACGCATTTGAAGAACTCGTAGAACAATACAATGCGGTTAGGTTTGACATATCAAGTGTTGTCTCGTCCTACACAACTATCCATGAGGACATTTACAACGTTGCCGAAGAGAAACGTGCCAGCCTAATTCTCATTCCCTTTCACAAAGAGTACTCAACAATAGAAGATGCTCCGGAAATAATTCACAATGAACATTGTGAGATAAACAAAAATGTTCTACAACAAGCACCTTGTTCAGTAGGGATTTTTGTGGACCGTGGTTTAGGATCGTTGTTAGAAACAAAACTGCGCATTATAATGATTTTCATCGGTGGACCTGACGACCGTGAAGCCTTGTCTATTGCATGGAGAATGGCTAGGCATCCAGGAACACAATTACATGTTGTGAGGATCAATCTATTAGGTAAGGCTGCAGAAGAAACAAAATTAAAAATGGAAAAAAGCAAGTCTCATCACGGAATGTTGTCGACGGTTATAGACAATGTGATGCAAAAAGAGTTGGATGAAGAGTGTATAATTTCCTTCAGGCACAAGGCAGTGAACAATAACGATTCAATTGTTTACTCAGAGAAGGAAGTCCATTCGAATACGGGCGAAGAGATTCCAACGCTTCTTAACGATATTGATAAACCTGGATATGATTTATACATTGTTGGACAAGGAAGTGGTAAGAACTCAATGATATTTTCGAGGTTGTTGGAATGGTGTGACCATCCTGAACTTGGTGTTATAGGTGACATATTGGCTTCAACTAGCTTTGGTACTCAATCTTCTGTGCTTATTGTACAACAGTATTTGGTTGGGAGAAAACGTGTTGTTAGAAAATATCATGAAGTGAAAAGTGGTACTGAAAATTTGTAA
- the LOC127096095 gene encoding cation/H(+) antiporter 15, protein MEMANYACYNVSFSPSNNIWMADDIMIKHVPLLCLQIAYDILVSRLFYFVLKPLRVPLIIAQVLAGFTLSPSLLGNFEWVFSLFYSQYGILAVETFSNLGIMYYVFLSGLEMNSDTILRSRKKGTSIAIAGIVTPMLFGVGFLALQQKLIDKNDVFAQTPKENQGKAYLFWCLALSVTGFPVLARILANLKLLYTKLGKDALTAAMLTDAYGWVMFTLLIPYSTRGGKPYLSVISTLMFIVFCFVVVRPILTPIIEHRTSMNTWRKSHLLDVLTGVFICSYITDSLGTHPIVGAFVFGLILPHGKFADMVLELSADFVSGILCPVYFAGFGFRLNLPFLLKQKNAGLMLLIMLLLCIPKVLSSVIVTFFFGMPARDGVAIGLLLNTKGIMAGILLNVAWDKRILDPYTFMVMMLAIIVMTVMVSPLINAIYKPKFRFMQSQLRTVQKLRFDVELRIVACVHNAKHANNMIHVIEATNSTRLSPIHVFVAHLVQLTRHGTAILVSQMDNSNSTVGGAEATNYGSQLEFESITNAFEELVEQYNAVRFDISSVVSSYTTIHEDIYNVAEEKRASLILIPFHKEYSTIEDAPEIIHNEHCEINKNVLQQAPCSVGIFVDRGLGSLLETKLRIIMIFIGGPDDREALSIAWRMARHPGTQLHVVRINLLGKAAEETKLKMEKSKSHHGMLSTVIDNVMQKELDEECIISFRHKAVNNNDSIVYSEKEVHSNTGEEIPTLHNDIDKPGYDLYIVGQGSGKNSMIFSRLLEWCDHPELGVIGDILASTSFGTQSSVLIVQQYLVGRKRVVRKYHEVKSGTENL, encoded by the exons ATGGAGATGGCAAATTATGCATGTTATAATGTATCATTTAGTCCTTCAAACAATATCTGGATGGCTGATGATATTATGATAAAACACGTTCCACTTTTGTGTCTCCAAATTGCTTATGATATTTTGGTTTCTCGTCTTTTCTACTTCGTCCTCAAGCCCCTTCGCGTGCCCCTCATTATTGCGCAGGTGTTG GCTGGTTTTACTCTGAGTCCAAGTCTCTTGGGAAATTTCGAATGGGTATTTTCCTTGTTTTACAGTCAATATGGAATCCTAGCCGTTGAAACCTTTTCAAACTTAGGAATAATGTACTATGTGTTCCTAAGTGGATTAGAAATGAATTCAGACACCATCTTAAGATCAAGGAAGAAAGGTACAAGCATAGCAATTGCCGGTATTGTGACGCCAATGTTATTTGGTGTTGGATTTCTAGCTCTACAACAAAAACTTATAGATAAAAATGATGTTTTCGCACAAACACCAAAAGAAAATCAAGGCAAAGCATATTTATTCTGGTGTTTAGCACTTTCTGTAACAGGTTTCCCTGTCCTTGCAAGAATCTTAGCTAATCTTAAACTTTTATATACAAAGCTTGGAAAAGATGCATTGACAGCAGCTATGTTAACCGATGCATATGGTTGGGTTATGTTCACCTTGTTGATTCCTTATTCGACTAGAGGTGGAAAGCCTTATCTCTCAGTAATCTCTACTTTGATGTTCATAGTTTTTTGCTTTGTTGTGGTGAGACCTATCCTTACTCCAATCATTGAACACAGAACAAGTATGAACACGTGGCGAAAATCACACCTATTGGACGTGTTGACGGGAGTGTTTATTTGTTCGTACATTACGGATTCTCTCGGTACACATCCTATTGTTGGAGCTTTTGTGTTTGGATTAATTTTGCCTCATGGAAAGTTTGCTGATATGGTTTTGGAATTGTCGGCCGATTTTGTTTCTGGGATTCTATGTCCTGTTTACTTTGCTGGATTTGGTTTTAGACTCAACTTGCCTTTCCTTTTGAAGCAAAAGAATGCAGGTTTAATGTTGTTGATTATGCTTTTGTTATGCATACCTAAAGTTTTGAGCTCTGTGATTGTCACTTTCTTCTTCGGTATGCCTGCCCGAGATGGAGTTGCCATTGGATTGCTTCTCAACACCAAGGGTATCATGGCTGGCATACTACTGAATGTTGCTTGGGACAAAAGG ATTTTGGATCCATATACTTTCATGGTTATGATGCTTGCTATTATAGTAATGACTGTAATGGTTTCTCCCTTGATCAATGCAATATACAAACCAAAATTCCGATTCATGCAATCGCAATTAAGGACCGTGCAAAAACTGAGGTTCGATGTGGAGCTTCGAATCGTCGCTTGTGTCCATAATGCTAAACATGCCAATAATATGATCCATGTCATTGAAGCCACAAATTCAACTAGACTTTCACCTATACATGTCTTTGTAGCTCACTTAGTTCAACTCACTAGACATGGCACAGCTATTCTTGTTTCCCAAATGGATAATTCAAACAGCACGGTTGGTGGGGCAGAAGCAACCAACTATGGATCACAATTAGAGTTTGAGAGCATAACTAACGCATTTGAAGAACTCGTAGAACAATACAATGCGGTTAGGTTTGACATATCAAGTGTTGTCTCGTCCTACACAACTATCCATGAGGACATTTACAACGTTGCCGAAGAGAAACGTGCCAGCCTAATTCTCATTCCCTTTCACAAAGAGTACTCAACAATAGAAGATGCTCCGGAAATAATTCACAATGAACATTGTGAGATAAACAAAAATGTTCTACAACAAGCACCTTGTTCAGTAGGGATTTTTGTGGACCGTGGTTTAGGATCGTTGTTAGAAACAAAACTGCGCATTATAATGATTTTCATCGGTGGACCTGACGACCGTGAAGCCTTGTCTATTGCATGGAGAATGGCTAGGCATCCAGGAACACAATTACATGTTGTGAGGATCAATCTATTAGGTAAGGCTGCAGAAGAAACAAAATTAAAAATGGAAAAAAGCAAGTCTCATCACGGAATGTTGTCGACGGTTATAGACAATGTGATGCAAAAAGAGTTGGATGAAGAGTGTATAATTTCCTTCAGGCACAAGGCAGTGAACAATAACGATTCAATTGTTTACTCAGAGAAGGAAGTCCATTCGAATACGGGCGAAGAGATTCCAACGCTTCATAACGATATTGATAAACCTGGATATGATTTATACATTGTTGGACAAGGAAGTGGTAAGAACTCAATGATATTTTCGAGGTTGTTGGAATGGTGTGACCATCCTGAACTTGGTGTTATAGGTGACATATTGGCTTCAACTAGCTTTGGTACTCAATCTTCTGTGCTTATTGTACAACAGTATTTGGTTGGGAGAAAACGTGTTGTTAGAAAATATCATGAAGTGAAAAGTGGTACTGAAAATTTGTAA